The Agarilytica rhodophyticola genome has a window encoding:
- a CDS encoding helix-turn-helix transcriptional regulator produces MCINEYERLRALHSNNDIDSFRDELFKMTSDIGFKGISVAQENHHTGEFKVLTNFTPEYMEVYQKKEFHRYDHVLAHCRFNDTPINWQDPVHKKNLSQHARDVINTSADFNITTGIAIPVTGYLGRGLVSLHFDGSKEDLDKYCHESIFSLIGYCQTVISRISRDFPSELICKPKLTIKESDCLKYLSNGLSNPEIASVLCVSVDRIKEIVSSILKKLEAANRTEAVMHAFRLHII; encoded by the coding sequence ATGTGTATTAATGAATATGAGCGTTTAAGAGCCTTGCATAGCAACAATGATATCGATTCATTTCGCGACGAGTTATTTAAGATGACATCCGATATAGGATTTAAAGGAATATCTGTTGCTCAAGAAAACCACCATACAGGTGAGTTTAAGGTTTTAACAAATTTCACGCCAGAGTACATGGAGGTATACCAAAAGAAGGAATTTCATCGATATGATCATGTATTGGCACATTGCAGATTTAATGACACTCCTATCAACTGGCAAGATCCTGTACATAAAAAAAACCTGAGTCAACATGCCAGGGATGTTATCAATACTTCCGCTGACTTTAATATAACCACTGGGATAGCAATACCTGTAACGGGATATTTGGGTCGAGGCTTAGTGAGCCTTCATTTCGATGGAAGCAAGGAGGATCTCGATAAGTATTGTCACGAAAGTATCTTTTCCTTAATAGGATACTGCCAAACGGTGATTTCGAGAATATCTAGAGATTTCCCCTCAGAGCTTATCTGCAAGCCTAAATTGACGATTAAGGAGAGTGATTGCTTAAAATACCTATCTAATGGACTAAGTAATCCAGAAATAGCATCCGTTCTTTGTGTTTCAGTGGATAGAATCAAAGAAATAGTCTCATCAATTTTAAAAAAACTAGAAGCAGCTAACCGAACAGAAGCCGTTATGCATGCGTTTAGACTCCATATTATTTAA
- a CDS encoding YncE family protein — translation MKSSYHKLIFIIYILLLALSNNIHAQQINRGENLIDVLVVGNAVDGTVDFIDVESLTVRGTINVTPDLWWRILTMPINGLGWGFNLLREGGQRVLDDVVVTKDGRTLIASRGWMGDVVAFDLSDPHTPMIWRYDLPGLRADHMDISPDGSQIVVSDTLRDRAHILNPFTGEKIGHFNTGSYAHGNDFSHDGKYIYNGSIGSILLSYFFNIFKGDRQLTIANAHTFEIEKVISFDWGLRPSAFTYDNSKMYAQLSYQRGFAEVDLVSGEILSTYHLPASEYGLQNYRRFDDYPNNSAHHGLALSGDETKLCLAGTIDHYIAIVNLETRQTENIINGTELPYWASLGHRGKRCYISNSEGNSISVINFETAEEIARIQVGQFPQRSRAVQVQSGVLSTQFNWRTD, via the coding sequence ATGAAAAGTAGTTATCACAAGTTAATTTTCATTATTTATATTCTGCTACTTGCGTTATCTAACAACATCCATGCTCAACAAATCAACAGAGGAGAAAACCTAATCGATGTACTGGTCGTTGGCAATGCCGTTGACGGAACGGTAGATTTTATCGATGTGGAGTCTCTTACCGTAAGAGGCACAATTAACGTGACACCTGACTTATGGTGGAGAATTTTAACCATGCCAATAAATGGCTTAGGCTGGGGATTTAACTTATTACGAGAAGGTGGACAACGAGTTCTCGATGATGTGGTCGTTACTAAAGACGGTCGAACTTTGATCGCATCCAGAGGCTGGATGGGTGATGTCGTCGCGTTTGACCTGAGCGATCCGCACACTCCGATGATTTGGCGCTATGATCTACCAGGGTTACGTGCAGATCATATGGATATATCACCCGACGGTAGCCAGATTGTCGTATCTGATACTTTGAGGGATCGAGCACATATATTGAATCCTTTTACTGGCGAAAAAATAGGTCATTTCAATACAGGAAGCTACGCTCATGGGAACGATTTCTCTCACGATGGTAAATACATTTATAACGGCAGTATTGGCAGCATACTTCTCAGTTATTTCTTCAACATATTCAAAGGCGATAGACAGCTCACTATTGCTAATGCACACACATTCGAAATCGAAAAAGTTATATCTTTCGACTGGGGGCTAAGACCCTCAGCTTTTACTTATGACAACTCGAAAATGTATGCCCAGTTATCTTATCAAAGAGGTTTTGCTGAAGTGGACCTTGTATCAGGAGAAATACTATCAACCTATCATCTGCCAGCTAGCGAATATGGCCTACAAAATTATAGGCGATTTGACGATTACCCAAATAACTCAGCTCATCATGGTTTGGCACTTTCAGGGGACGAAACGAAACTATGTCTAGCAGGGACTATCGATCATTATATCGCCATCGTAAATTTAGAGACTCGGCAAACCGAAAATATCATTAATGGAACAGAACTTCCCTATTGGGCGAGTTTGGGTCACAGAGGGAAACGCTGCTATATATCAAATAGTGAAGGTAACTCTATTTCAGTTATCAATTTTGAAACAGCAGAGGAAATCGCCAGAATACAGGTTGGTCAATTTCCACAACGAAGTCGGGCAGTTCAGGTGCAAAGTGGCGTGTTATCCACTCAGTTTAATTGGCGTACAGACTAA
- a CDS encoding cellulose binding domain-containing protein, protein MVKKYVAHSLLLAAGICVTPLSTLAANCEYIIEREWGSGFTASVRITNDGSSPIEDWSVSWEYSDGTVNTGTWNANITGSNPFTATPLSWNRVIAAGESVEFGMQGQKGTTGVNAAVPSVNGEVCSSAPSTNSAPRIAVNAPTTSGVVPLEVSFDASKSDDADNDPLTYSWDFGDGNTGSGATLKHTYNQAGSYTARLTVSDGQETSTQTVAISVSGQSSNPSQAVAVELKRVFPNLTFVQPLGFYQAPGDNSRWYVLEKAGRILWIDANDNNTSVANTYLDYRSQINDAVEGGVLGLAFHPNYQNNREVFVSYTAPSATSPAGIDMKSVISRFVENNSGDALVPSSEEQLLNVDQPFQNHNGGHIGFGPDGYLYIAIGDGGSANDPERNGQDKNTLLGSMLRIDVNSGSPYSIPSDNPFANGGGKPEIYAYGLRNPWRWSFDAENGSLWAADVGQDAYEEVNIIVNGGNYGWRCMEGTATTTNSCADPNANFIDSIGGYDHTEGDSITGGYVYRGAIQSLRGKYVFADLLRGQVWTLSENTQGAYDRDLLIDSGRTIAAFGQSNSNELYAVDIRNGGIYEFVASTVTPPNTAPTASASADQTSGEAPLTINFDGSASTDPENDTLTYSWDFGDNTTGTGVTANHIYTAAGNYTATLTVNDGELSDTDTVQITINAPTPTPTPTPTPGSDVSCEFIVENQWNNGFVASIEITNNGTRDVDGWQVNWAYSDGSANTNTWNAEVSGNNPYSANNLPWNRVVKPGESVKFGMQGTKGVNNAPLVIPEVTGDVCSGSGNPAPTPTPTATPTATPTPTPTPTATPTPTATPTATPTPTATPAPTATPTPTPAPQTGAQIYAAQCTQCHGPGGNGFPISVPLNDPDNMRFIQNGNVAQMTTYIEQNMPAGNAAACDATCASTVAQYIASTFWVTDPNPNPTTETPGPRQLNLLTRYEFSNTIEDLLGISANAITENFPVESSINGFDNNAQFNVVSDRHVDEYIAAAEILADRAIAENKSGLLLCTDETDACANEFIESFGKKAFRRPLTSAEQSSYQALFTSETVFDDGLRLVIRAMLSSPRFLYKSEMGVAEGSNFRLTPHETATLLSYMFWGTTPDATLLAAADNDALQTSAQLKTQAQRLLANNRARRHMAHFAEQWLGAAPSDIGVKDPAVYPNFTNEIRSAMTEELNAFFNHVLFDSSKKIQELFNADYVFVNTALANYYGLNGVSSNTMQKTTDTTGNRGGILTLGAVMAAHGHSNETAPVPRGKFLRRRVMCQDLPDPPIEIDTSFPDPDPNLTTRERFELRTADAECQNCHKFLNGSGFGFEAFDGAGAFRTTDNGKQVNVTANLIGLESLLDTDSTPYTGARAQQDILVNSDGVKACLARQFYRFTRGYADTDLDTNTLNNLNDIFAAGEYDMQEMMIGVTQLSTFTLRRQP, encoded by the coding sequence ATGGTGAAAAAATATGTCGCCCATAGTCTGCTACTAGCTGCCGGCATTTGCGTTACGCCGCTCAGCACTTTAGCTGCAAACTGTGAATACATTATTGAGAGAGAATGGGGCTCAGGGTTCACAGCCTCAGTACGTATAACAAATGATGGTAGTTCCCCCATTGAAGACTGGTCTGTCAGCTGGGAATACAGCGACGGCACAGTCAACACGGGAACATGGAACGCCAACATAACGGGAAGTAACCCCTTCACAGCAACACCACTCTCCTGGAATAGAGTGATTGCAGCTGGGGAATCCGTTGAATTTGGCATGCAGGGCCAAAAAGGCACAACTGGTGTAAACGCTGCTGTCCCTTCCGTTAACGGCGAGGTTTGCTCATCAGCTCCTTCAACAAATAGCGCCCCAAGAATAGCGGTTAATGCTCCAACAACAAGCGGTGTTGTCCCTCTTGAGGTAAGTTTTGATGCCAGTAAGTCTGACGATGCAGACAACGACCCACTAACGTATAGCTGGGACTTCGGCGACGGCAATACAGGAAGCGGCGCTACTTTAAAACACACATATAACCAAGCAGGCTCTTATACTGCTAGATTGACCGTTAGTGATGGACAAGAAACATCCACTCAAACTGTGGCAATCAGTGTTTCAGGACAAAGTTCAAACCCATCTCAAGCAGTAGCAGTAGAACTTAAGCGAGTTTTCCCTAACCTCACTTTCGTTCAACCGCTGGGCTTTTATCAAGCACCAGGGGATAACTCTCGTTGGTACGTTCTTGAAAAAGCAGGAAGAATACTTTGGATAGATGCGAACGATAACAATACATCTGTCGCTAACACCTACCTTGATTATCGCTCACAAATTAATGATGCAGTTGAAGGTGGTGTCTTGGGTCTTGCCTTCCACCCCAACTATCAAAATAACCGCGAAGTTTTTGTTTCCTACACAGCACCCAGTGCCACTAGCCCTGCTGGAATAGACATGAAATCTGTTATTTCACGTTTCGTTGAAAATAACAGCGGTGACGCACTCGTTCCTTCATCTGAAGAACAACTGCTAAACGTAGATCAACCTTTCCAAAACCACAATGGCGGCCACATTGGCTTTGGCCCTGATGGTTATCTATATATTGCTATAGGTGATGGTGGTTCAGCTAACGATCCAGAGCGCAATGGCCAAGATAAAAATACTCTCTTAGGCTCGATGCTGCGTATAGATGTTAACAGTGGCTCACCTTACAGCATCCCTTCTGACAACCCTTTTGCTAATGGCGGAGGAAAACCAGAAATCTACGCCTACGGCCTGCGCAACCCCTGGCGCTGGAGCTTTGATGCGGAAAACGGATCATTATGGGCGGCCGATGTTGGACAAGACGCTTATGAAGAGGTCAACATCATCGTAAACGGCGGCAACTATGGCTGGCGCTGTATGGAAGGAACAGCAACGACCACAAATAGTTGTGCCGATCCAAATGCCAATTTCATTGACTCCATTGGCGGTTACGACCATACCGAAGGTGATTCCATCACTGGTGGCTACGTTTACCGTGGCGCAATTCAAAGTTTGCGAGGTAAATATGTTTTCGCAGACCTCCTAAGAGGCCAGGTATGGACGCTGAGCGAAAATACTCAAGGTGCATACGACCGCGATCTATTAATAGACTCTGGTCGCACTATCGCCGCTTTTGGTCAATCAAACAGTAATGAGTTATACGCTGTTGATATTCGTAACGGTGGCATATATGAATTTGTTGCATCAACAGTCACACCACCTAACACGGCACCAACAGCATCTGCTAGTGCAGATCAAACTTCTGGCGAAGCGCCACTGACAATCAACTTCGATGGCTCAGCCTCAACTGATCCTGAGAATGATACTCTTACATACTCTTGGGATTTTGGTGACAACACCACAGGCACCGGAGTTACGGCAAATCACATATACACTGCAGCGGGTAACTATACAGCGACACTAACAGTTAACGATGGCGAGCTTAGTGATACGGATACAGTCCAAATTACAATTAATGCTCCAACACCAACACCCACGCCTACGCCAACACCTGGTAGCGATGTTAGTTGTGAATTCATCGTTGAAAACCAATGGAACAATGGTTTCGTTGCTTCTATCGAAATTACCAATAATGGCACACGCGATGTGGATGGTTGGCAAGTAAACTGGGCGTACAGTGATGGTTCAGCAAACACCAATACTTGGAATGCAGAAGTTTCTGGTAACAACCCTTATAGTGCCAATAACTTACCTTGGAACAGAGTCGTTAAACCAGGTGAGTCAGTTAAATTCGGCATGCAAGGAACCAAGGGCGTAAACAATGCACCTTTAGTTATCCCAGAAGTAACGGGAGATGTATGTAGTGGCAGTGGTAATCCAGCACCAACCCCGACTCCTACGGCAACTCCAACTGCAACACCTACGCCTACTCCAACTCCAACGGCAACCCCGACTCCAACAGCTACGCCTACGGCAACTCCAACGCCTACAGCGACCCCAGCACCTACGGCAACCCCAACACCTACTCCTGCACCTCAGACTGGCGCTCAAATTTATGCCGCGCAATGTACACAATGTCATGGACCTGGTGGTAATGGTTTCCCAATTTCAGTGCCATTGAATGATCCAGATAACATGCGCTTTATTCAAAATGGTAATGTTGCTCAGATGACCACTTATATCGAGCAAAATATGCCTGCTGGAAATGCCGCCGCATGTGATGCCACGTGTGCATCAACTGTTGCTCAATATATTGCCTCTACTTTCTGGGTAACTGATCCAAATCCAAACCCAACTACAGAGACTCCAGGGCCAAGACAACTCAACCTGTTAACACGTTATGAGTTCAGCAATACTATTGAAGACTTACTAGGTATTTCAGCAAATGCAATTACGGAAAATTTCCCTGTTGAATCATCTATCAATGGATTCGATAACAATGCGCAATTTAACGTAGTATCGGATAGACACGTGGATGAATATATTGCTGCAGCCGAAATTTTGGCTGATCGTGCTATTGCAGAAAATAAATCAGGTTTACTTCTCTGCACCGATGAAACAGATGCCTGCGCAAATGAGTTTATCGAAAGCTTTGGTAAGAAAGCATTTAGACGCCCGCTAACAAGCGCTGAACAAAGCTCTTATCAAGCATTGTTTACCTCTGAAACTGTATTCGATGATGGTTTACGCCTTGTCATCCGCGCAATGCTTAGCTCACCTCGCTTCTTATATAAATCTGAGATGGGTGTGGCCGAAGGCAGTAACTTCCGTTTAACCCCTCATGAGACTGCAACACTATTGTCTTACATGTTCTGGGGAACAACGCCTGATGCAACTCTTTTGGCTGCCGCTGATAACGATGCGTTACAAACATCTGCTCAATTGAAAACTCAGGCACAACGTTTACTTGCTAACAACCGTGCACGTAGACATATGGCCCACTTTGCAGAACAATGGTTAGGTGCAGCACCAAGTGATATTGGCGTTAAAGACCCAGCGGTTTATCCAAACTTTACCAATGAAATTCGCTCTGCAATGACGGAAGAACTCAATGCCTTCTTCAATCACGTATTGTTTGATTCTTCTAAGAAAATCCAAGAGCTATTTAACGCAGACTACGTTTTCGTAAATACGGCACTTGCGAATTACTACGGCTTAAATGGTGTTTCATCAAACACTATGCAAAAGACAACAGATACTACGGGCAATCGTGGTGGCATACTGACACTTGGTGCAGTTATGGCTGCTCATGGACATTCCAACGAAACAGCTCCAGTACCTCGAGGTAAATTCTTACGTCGCCGAGTCATGTGTCAAGACTTACCTGATCCACCCATTGAAATTGATACCAGCTTCCCAGATCCAGATCCAAACCTCACAACACGTGAACGTTTCGAACTGCGAACTGCTGATGCAGAATGTCAAAACTGTCATAAGTTCCTCAACGGTTCAGGCTTTGGCTTTGAAGCATTTGATGGCGCAGGTGCATTCCGCACAACCGATAATGGCAAACAGGTTAACGTTACAGCCAATCTTATCGGCCTGGAAAGCTTACTCGATACCGATAGCACTCCTTACACAGGTGCGAGAGCACAACAAGATATCCTAGTAAATAGTGATGGCGTTAAAGCATGTTTAGCACGTCAGTTCTACCGCTTTACTCGCGGTTATGCAGATACTGACCTTGATACAAACACGCTTAATAACCTGAATGACATATTTGCTGCTGGCGAATACGACATGCAGGAAATGATGATTGGTGTTACTCAATTATCTACATTCACCCTACGACGTCAGCCATAA
- a CDS encoding MBL fold metallo-hydrolase encodes MRYLLNLLSLITALNAYGGETKDGHYHSHNDTTITTLAPFDPGPEPREAIRPIPGELSFFQLPLTGFALGEAGVIVGPDGTIALLDLGNFTHDDIVRDFVRDLNTNELTPARGYSRQRGELEVDWIIITHFHADHSGAYSRLMNSSRQSENLNVTKGVVHRGFTDLGSGITESNFLAVCNSLRGRHASLNYPACTSDLQAPCDVDSARQIYPATRCDGLFIGDLENPNDNNAGLPSKIELGEGAKITLIASSNHVSNGGRAIKGQSFGVDDNGYENARSLVGLITFGGFHYHFGGDLTGSGRRGDPDVETHLVNVAGPTFWGPLGVDVTHLHHHARNTSSNDTFVDAVAPNDGRSRNAVAGISRGHFGSPQRRTVRRWLDDDRLGEGRMWATQRSGSSRHSRLTTANGLVIVQTIQKGRGYWVQAAGNSITSQAYQSLRD; translated from the coding sequence ATGAGATACCTTCTAAATTTATTGAGTTTAATAACAGCATTAAACGCTTATGGAGGTGAAACAAAAGACGGACATTATCACTCGCATAACGACACAACTATTACGACATTAGCCCCATTTGATCCTGGCCCAGAACCGCGAGAAGCAATTCGCCCAATACCTGGAGAACTGAGTTTTTTTCAATTACCTCTCACGGGTTTTGCGTTGGGAGAAGCCGGCGTTATTGTCGGGCCAGACGGCACCATTGCACTTCTAGACTTAGGTAATTTTACACATGATGATATTGTGAGAGATTTTGTACGAGACCTTAACACCAATGAACTAACTCCAGCTCGAGGTTACTCTCGACAAAGAGGAGAACTAGAAGTTGACTGGATTATAATTACTCATTTTCACGCCGATCATTCAGGCGCATATAGTCGTCTTATGAATAGCTCTAGACAAAGTGAAAATTTAAATGTAACCAAAGGTGTTGTGCACAGAGGTTTTACCGATTTAGGTAGTGGTATTACAGAAAGTAATTTTCTTGCTGTTTGTAATTCTCTTCGCGGCCGTCATGCTTCCCTTAATTACCCTGCATGTACTTCGGACTTACAAGCACCTTGTGATGTAGATTCTGCAAGGCAAATATATCCAGCGACACGTTGTGACGGACTATTTATTGGTGACCTTGAAAATCCAAATGATAATAATGCTGGACTACCAAGTAAAATCGAACTCGGCGAAGGCGCAAAGATTACATTGATCGCCTCATCTAATCATGTCTCCAATGGCGGTAGAGCCATTAAAGGGCAATCATTTGGTGTTGATGATAATGGCTATGAAAATGCTCGAAGCCTAGTGGGCCTCATTACATTTGGAGGATTTCATTATCATTTTGGGGGAGATTTAACAGGTAGCGGAAGAAGGGGCGATCCTGATGTGGAAACTCATCTGGTTAACGTAGCAGGACCTACATTTTGGGGGCCACTAGGTGTCGATGTCACTCACCTCCACCACCATGCTCGTAATACCAGCTCCAACGACACTTTTGTGGATGCAGTTGCCCCTAATGACGGCCGCTCACGCAACGCCGTTGCAGGTATCAGTCGTGGCCACTTCGGATCACCTCAAAGACGCACAGTACGTCGATGGCTCGATGATGATAGATTGGGAGAAGGCAGAATGTGGGCAACACAAAGATCTGGTAGTTCAAGGCACTCACGTCTAACAACAGCAAATGGTTTAGTAATCGTCCAGACAATACAAAAAGGGCGAGGTTACTGGGTGCAAGCTGCGGGTAACTCTATTACCTCTCAAGCGTATCAATCCTTGCGTGACTAA
- a CDS encoding DUF1552 domain-containing protein — protein MKNQSRRQFIKKLSGAAIAAPMLNLSWAKSVFAADAAKKVVFMYMPDGCIPTRFHPSQTGTSFTLPDQTSELESVRQHCVFPRGLTMYEGGSTHEGGAAKVLTGNNNQSIDYFLSQELGGATPFRGINLGVATNFQSGSDKLTSYRTGNIAISPNDNPINAFETIFAGNTGGGGQTTAQRRTQSILDTNKDDLQRLRNLLGAAEKAKLDEHAQAISEVEARLAAASGGACNTGGFNTGGFSVPNPDYGYPKQIHLDSNFETVAKLQMDIIVRALSCGMTRVASLSFSHAVSPLRVEGLSSSNHDSSHYGTSTSNAANVFSQYKRFYVRQLKYLIEALLNETDTDGNTMLRNTLIVFYSELGDGNRHDHKDMPFILAGNAGGNLVTGRALDYNGDAHSKLLVSIANMMDVNINSFGYTGHGLGGLANL, from the coding sequence ATGAAAAACCAAAGTAGACGCCAGTTTATTAAAAAGCTCTCTGGCGCAGCAATAGCAGCACCAATGTTAAACCTGTCTTGGGCGAAATCAGTATTTGCTGCTGATGCAGCCAAAAAAGTAGTGTTTATGTACATGCCTGACGGCTGTATTCCTACTAGGTTTCATCCAAGCCAAACGGGAACGTCTTTTACTTTGCCAGACCAGACTTCCGAGCTTGAATCTGTCAGACAACATTGTGTTTTCCCTCGTGGATTAACAATGTATGAAGGTGGTTCTACCCATGAAGGCGGCGCAGCAAAGGTATTGACAGGTAATAATAATCAGTCTATTGATTACTTCCTTTCGCAGGAGCTTGGCGGGGCAACACCATTTAGAGGTATTAACCTTGGTGTCGCTACAAATTTTCAGTCGGGAAGCGATAAACTAACAAGCTACCGAACAGGAAACATTGCTATAAGCCCTAACGATAATCCAATTAATGCCTTTGAAACTATTTTTGCAGGCAATACTGGCGGTGGTGGTCAAACAACTGCGCAGAGAAGAACGCAAAGTATCTTAGATACTAATAAAGATGATCTGCAACGCCTACGCAATTTACTCGGTGCAGCTGAGAAAGCAAAACTAGACGAACATGCTCAAGCTATTTCCGAAGTTGAAGCTCGTTTAGCAGCAGCCAGCGGAGGAGCATGTAACACTGGAGGATTTAACACTGGTGGTTTCTCAGTACCAAATCCAGACTACGGTTATCCAAAACAGATTCACCTAGACTCTAACTTTGAAACCGTCGCTAAATTGCAAATGGATATTATTGTACGAGCGCTATCGTGTGGTATGACTCGTGTTGCTAGCTTGTCATTTTCTCATGCGGTAAGTCCGCTACGAGTAGAAGGCTTAAGCTCAAGTAACCATGACTCATCCCATTATGGAACTAGTACCAGTAATGCGGCGAATGTATTTAGCCAATATAAACGTTTCTACGTCCGTCAACTTAAATATCTTATCGAAGCTCTGTTAAATGAAACGGACACTGATGGCAATACGATGTTGCGTAATACATTAATTGTTTTTTACTCCGAGCTAGGTGATGGCAATAGACATGACCACAAAGATATGCCTTTCATATTAGCGGGTAACGCTGGAGGTAACTTAGTTACTGGCCGCGCACTGGATTATAATGGTGACGCTCACTCCAAGTTACTGGTTTCTATTGCTAACATGATGGATGTAAATATTAACAGTTTTGGTTATACCGGCCATGGCTTGGGTGGTTTAGCAAATTTATAA